The Chryseobacterium oranimense genome contains the following window.
TGCCAGTTTTTCCGCAAAACCGGGATCATTCGCAATACGGATTCCGTTGGTATTGAGCATCAGATGTTTAATCGGTTTCGATTTGGCAATATCCATAATCTTAAAAAACTCAGGATGAATTGTTGGTTCTCCACCACTAATCTGTACAACATCCGGTTCGCCTTCATTTTTAACAATGGTATCAAACATGGCTTCAATCTGCTCCAAAGTTCTGTGACTTCCATAATGTGGCGAAGACATTGCATAACAGGTAGGACACGTCAAATTACAGCGGTCAGTGACTTCCACAATAGAAAGACAGCTGTGCTGCTCATGATCTACGCACAAACCACAGTCGTAAGGACAGCCATATTCCACATCGGTACCGAAGTGAACGGGCATTTCAGAGGCTTTATTGTAGTTTCTGATATTTTTATAGTACTGAACATCTGAAGCAATCATGGTCTTAAAAAAGCCGTGATCAGGACATCTTTTGGTCATAAAGACCGCTTCATCCTCAATAATGATCTTCGCTCCTACCCTTTTCAGGCATTCCGGACAAAGACTGATGGTATAGTCGTAATAGGTATAATTTCTTACGGGCATAATTTCAATTTTTACATTCCTCCACAAACAAAACCGCTGATCAGGCCACAAATCAACAAAGAGATCAGCATCGTCTGCCAAAACTGTTTTTTTGTAAATTTCCTGTCGTTATTCCACTCGTAAATAACTTTTGCAACCAGGGTTACAACCAGCGAAATAGCTAAAGCAACCACGATGATTATCCCAATAATCATGACGACCACCCCGCCAAGGTTACCAACTTCCAAAAGTGTCAGCATTTTCATAATTTAAATTTTATGGTGTTTTTAATTTTATAAATGTAATAAATAATCACCGAAAGAGATACCAGTTGAATCGTTCCCAAATTTCCGATGATTTCGACTTTAGGTTTGATAAAATCCAAAAAGAACCTGAATGTAAAATAACTCAGCATAAATACCTGAAAAATAAAGCCTGAAGGATATTTCCTTTTGTTCTCCATCCTTTTTAAACAGATCCATAAAACAATCAGAAAAGCAATTTCATAAAGGGCTACCGGATGTCTTAAATATTTATCACCAAGATGCATTCCGAATATTGATGTAGTAGGCAAACCGTAAGTTTCTTCATGAACCCCTGTAAGAAAACAACCGATTCTGCCGATGATTATGGCTAATATCAAAGGGTAAACAATCAAATCCCCGGTACTTTCTTTGTGGCCTACTATCTTTTTTGCCAGTTCAACCCCGATCAGTCCAAATGCTAACCCACCAACAATGGTGTTATTGGTCCAAAATCTTTTAAAGCTGAAATTTTCGAATAAAACATAAGGATTTTCAAGGTTCCCGATAAGCTTTGAACCGATTAAAGCTCCTGCTGTTGCCCCGATGAGTACCGCTGCGGAAATATTGAAAGACAGTTTTTCGGTTGATTTTCTTTTTAAGTAAAAATAAAAGCGCATCCCAAGAAAAATACCCAGGGTTTCAAATACAGGATGTGCAAGAACTGTTTTACCGAAAATCTGAAAAGCAACAGGGAAATCCATCCTGTCAAAAGTAGTATATTTAAGGTAAATTACTAATTTTAATTTTTAAACAACAAATACATTCATCAAAATGCGAATAGAAAATGATATAAAACTAGGTTTTAAAGACGTGATGTTCAGACCCAAGCGTTCTACTTTAAAATCCCGTTCGGAAGTGAGTCTCGAAAGGGAATTCACTTTCAGGCATACCAAAAAGAAATGGAGCGGCGTTCCCCTGATTGCAGCCAATATGGATACCGTGGGCACTTTTGAAATGGCCGTAGAGCTTGCCAAAGATAAGATCATTACAGCCGTTCACAAACATTATACACCGGAAGAATGGAGCCAGTTTCTGGACAGCCAGCCCGAAAGCATTTACCAGTATATCGCTTTAAGTACAGGTACAGGAAAAGCAGATGAGGAAAAACTCAGACTGATCCTTGAAAAGCATCCAAAAATCGAATTTCTCTGCATAGATGTAGCCAATGGTTATTCTGAGCATTTCGTTGGATTTGTGAAGAAGGCAAGGGCCAATTTTCCCGATAAGATTATCATGGCAGGGAATGTGGTTACCGGGGAAATGGTGGAAGAGCTTCTTTTGGTAGGTGCAGATATTATTAAAGTCGGCATCGGGCCTGGTTCGGTATGTACAACAAGGGTAAAAACAGGAGTAGGCTATCCGCAGCTTTCCGCCATTATAGAATGTTCTGATGCTGCACACGGCTTAGGCGGGCATATTATCGCTGACGGGGGTTGTAAAGTTCCCGGGGATGTGGCCAAAGCTTTCGGAGGAGGTGCAGATTTTGTAATGCTGGGCGGAATGTTTGCCGGGCATGATGAAAGCGGCGGCGAAATCATTGAAGAAAATGGTAAGAAATACCGTTTGTTCTATGGGATGAGCTCAAAAACAGCAATGGATAAACATTCGGGAGGTGTGGCAGAATACCGGGCTTCGGAAGGGAAAACAGTGAAGGCGGCTTACAAAGGTCCTGTTTCGGAAACGGTGAAAGATATTTTGGGTGGCGTGCGTTCTACATGTACTTATGTAGGGGCTTCCAAACTGAAAGAATTGTCTAAGAGGACTACTTTTATCAGGGTTCAGGAGCAGGAGAACCAGATATTTAAAGACTAAAAATCAGGCTCTCACTGATTTTTGCAGATTGAGCAGATTTTCTTTGTTGATCCGGCAGAAAATAAAAACCGGCTGTACAAGATGTACAGCCGGTTTTCTTTTACTTTGTTTATTTTTAAGTCAGCATTCCGCCGTCTACGTTCAGGGTTTGTCCTGTGATGTAAGAAGCCATGTCGCTTCCTAAGAATACACATGCATTGGCTACGTCGCTTGTCTGCCCGGCTCTTTTCATCGGAATCCTGTCTCTCCATGCCTGAAGTGTTTTTTCATCCAGATCGGCCGTCATTTCAGTTTCTGTGAATCCTGGTGCAACAGCGTTACATCTGATGTTTCTTGATCCTAATTCCAGCGCGATAGATTTTGTAAACCCGATCACTCCGGCTTTAGAAGCTGCATAATTGGACTGTCCGGCGTTTCCGCTGATCCCAACTACAGAGGTCATATTGATAATAGATCCCGATTTAGCTTTCATCATTGGCTTGATCACCGCTTTTGTAAGGTTAAATACCGAATCCAAATTGATTCTCATTACTTTGTCCCAGTCCTCTTTAGTCATTCTCAACAGCAGGTTGTCTCTTGTGATCCCTGCATTGTTGATCAGAATATCAATTTTTCCGAACTCTTCCATTACATCATCGATTAATTTTTGAGCTGCATCGTAATCTGATGCGTCAGACTGATATCCCTTGATCTGGGTTACAGAACTTAAAGCTGCTTCCAATTCCTTGGCTTTTTCTACAGAGCCGGCGTAAGTAAATGCTACTTTTGCACCCTGTTCAGCGTACATTTCAGCGATTTTCTTTCCGATTCCTCTTGTAGCTCCGGTAATTAGTGCTACTTTTCCTTCTAATAGTTTCATCATATCTCTTGATAATTATATTCTTGGTAAATACTTCCGTCTTTAAAAAACGGCAATTTAGCATATTTAATTTTATACAAATTAATCAGTCCGCAAAGATATTATAATTTGTTATTCAATACATTTGAAATCATCAAATTAGTGAATTTTTTTCTCTGTTTTTTGTCATATTTCAAAGACGGTTCCCCTTATTCTTAAATCTTGTGAAATAAAGAATATCTGTTTTTTTATCTTTATCCAGCTTCAATACTTCTTTCTGCCAGTAATATTTATCATAAACAATATCCTTCAAAGGTTCATTCTGAAAGTTTAAAACACCGTATTTATCCTGTTTCTTCACTACAAATTCGTTCTCAGAATTTTCAAAAGCAATAATATCATCGTAAATAAAGGGAACGATCTCCTTCCCTTTCTTATCTATTATTCCATACATCCCGCTGCTGTTTCTGCAGACGGCAGGTTTTGAGTAGAGATTGAAAATATTAAAAAAATCAGGAAGCTGCTCTTTAATGAAAACAATATCTTTCATTACTGAAGCAGATTTGTCCAATACAGAAAACTGATAATAAGCATTTTGTTTTTTAACGATAAGCTGGTCCGGATAGAAGGCAATGATCCGGGTATTTTCTTCCAGAATATTCTTCAGATCCTTATCCAGAAGCTGTTCTTGTTCTCCTTTTTTAAGGTAGATAAAATCTTTTCCTGAGATGCTGAAATTTCGTATAAAATCATATTCCTGGGGATAAATAATTTCTCCCTGCAGATTTACAATTCCGGTTTTATTTATCTTATCATTGTAAACACTGAACAGATGGTTAAACAGCGGCGTCAGATATTTGAAATTTGCGGGATAAAGCTTCTGGTCTTCTTTATTAAAAACGGTCGCTTTTCCTTTTTTTCTCAGATAAACATATTTTTTTTCTCCAAAATATTCCGGTGTGGCTTCATCAAAAATCTCCTCAGCCAGAATATTTTCTTCAGTATCAACAAGGCCGTACTTTCCTGTTGCTTTATTTTTGGTAATCAGGTAAGGGTAAGCATCTGAATTGTAGATCTGCTTGGAAAATTTATGCAGAGTTTGCCCATCTTTTCCTATGATTTCACTTTCATTATCTTCATTAATGATCAAGGCCCTTCCGTTTTCGAAGTGAAAATCCGATTTAAAAGCTCTGTTGCTGATTTGCTTGCCTTCCGGGTTATAAAGAAACCATTGGTTGTCTTTCAGAACAAAAAAACGGTCTTCCCCGGCAAACTGAATTCCGTCTGAATACGGGATAATCTGCTTTCCGTTATAGTCATAAACCGCATCTTTACCCTCTTTTGAAGAAATAATACATTCATTGCTGAGCCATGGGGTATTGAATGTCTGCTCATCTAAAGGAAGAAGCTGATTTCCTTTTTCATCAATAACCGCCGATCTTGTCTTGTAATTAGATTCTTCAGCAGTAAGAATAAACCTGTTTTTAAAAATATGCGAAATGCTGTAAGGCGATTCAAAGGTTATATTTCCTAATGAATCTACAATGCTCCTGGTCTTTGTTTTGGGATCATATGTGGTTCCGTAACCTCTGGAATAAGAAGTCACTTCCTTTCCGGTCTTTTTTGATAAAAGAATTTTGGTATACTGATTGGTCTGGGCCATACACACTGATGAGCACAGTGCGAAAACTAAGTTTTTCAATGAAATTTAAATAGAATTATTGACAATAAGAACGATCTCTCCTTTTAAAGTTTTGCTTTTGGAAAATTCAATTAATTCATTGATTGTTCCCCGTTTCGTCTCTTCAAATTTTTTGGAAATTTCCCTGCTCAGGCTTGCTTTTGTTTCTTCACCAAAGAATTCTTTGATCTGTTCCAGAGTGGTATTGATCTTATGCGGGCTTTCGTATAAAACAATAGTCTTTTTTTCTTCTGCAAGCTGTTTCAACTTGGTCTGTCTTCCTTTTTTCTGGGGAAGAAATCCTGCAAATAGAAACTCATTATTGGGAAGCCCGGAAACCACAAGTGCCGGAATTAAAGCTGTTGCTCCGGGAAGACAGATCATTTCGATATTGTTATCGGATCCTGCTTTTGCAAGAAGATAACCCGGATCTGAAATTCCGGGAGTTCCCGCATCTGTAATAATGGCAATATTCTGCCCGCTTTTAAGGTCACCGATCACTTTTTCAGTGGCCTGGTGTTCGTTGTGAAGGTGATAGGATTTTAAAGGTTTTGAAATTTCAAAATGCTTTAAAAGTATTCCTGATGTCCTGGTGTCTTCACACAAAATATAATCAACTTCCTTAAGGACTTTTATCGCCCTGAAGGTCATATCTTCTAAGTTCCCGACGGGTGTGGGAACAAAATATAAGATTCCGCTCAAAATTATAAGAATTTATTTTCTACCAATATCCAGAGTCTCTGGGCATATTCATCTACTTTACTCCACTTTCTTTCATAATAAAGATCGCTGAGATATTCTTTTGCTTCTTCCAGATTTCTGAATCCGTTCAGGCGGGCCACTGTTTCGTTAAGGTCCGACTGGCTTCCTCCAAACAGCATTTTTGAAAAAGCAATCCTGTCATTCAGATCCAGTCTGAACTCAGGTTTTACCTTATCAGCCTCCATAAAATTGGTAGGAATATTTGTTTTTAGGATACTTCCTGTGTCTTCTTTAACTTCAGGTGCCGGTTTTTCCTTAGGAACCTCTCGTTCAAGAGGATCATCATCAAAAAGGCTTTGTACAGCCTTCAAACCTTTGATATTGGCCAGTTTTATTTTTTTCTCCCGCTGATAAGCATCCAGATCTTCAAAGCTTTCATCAGAAGCATGTTTTTCTTTTTCCGAAAGAGGTTTGTCTATTTCAACGATTTTTCTTCTGTCATACACTTCTGCCAGGATCGTTTCCTCTTTTTCTTCAGAAGGAAATTCGTGTTTTATTTCACTCAGTATTCCTTCCACATTGGATGTTTCCGTAAGCATTTCTCCCTGGTCGATGTTGACGCTGTTCACCATAAACTGGTCTTCATTTTCCTCGATCAGTATTTCGTCCTCCAGCATCTCAGGATCGAATATGCTTGGAATTCTTTCCGTCTGTTCTTTGGAATTATCTTTAGCCTCATGATGGGTTGGTTCTTCTTTCAGCAGGTCATTTGAAGGAATTGTTTCATGTGAAACCATCTCTTCATCTTCGTCAATTTCATTAAGTTGATTATTAAAAACCGCCTCCTCTTCTGTCAGTTCATTGACAAATAAATCTTCATTCAGATCTTCATCATTATCCGGTTTTGCATCTGCTAGAATTCTCTCTTCATCAATAAAGCTGAAGACTTTTTCACTGGCATTGAAAGTTTCGTTTTCATCAATTTCATTCAGCTGGTTATTGAAAACTGCTTCTTCTTCCGTAACGTCGTTGTGAGAAGTCTTTTCCTGAACAGCCGTTTCCTGTCCATAGTTTTCTTCAGCAAAGCTGACAATATTTTCGTGGAATTCATTTTCTACGATCTCATCAAGCTGATGATTAAATTTTTCCTCTTCATCTGCTGATGTCCCTGAATAATTTTCATTTTCATTTTCATCAATCTCATTAAACTCATTATTGAAAATAGCCTCTTCTTCCGTTACTTCATGATGAGACTCATGTACATCGTCCGAACTTAAAGAAACATACTGATGGTCTGTATTCTGCTGTACGTGGTCTGTAATAAAATACTCGATATTTTTTTCAAGAAGCCTTAAAAAAGAGATCCTGTTCGCAAGCTCATCCACAAGATCCTGCTTGGAAAGTAATTCGTCTACATTGTTTATTTTCTCCAAAATATCGATGATATTTTTGGATTCAAAAAAAATTTTTTCCTTTAAATCTTGGATGTTCTGCATAATAAGAATCTTATTAAAATTGCTTACTTTTGATCTTAAAAATATACGGCTAATTTAACAAATGTTTTTAGAAAATACAATTAATCATTCCAAACAAAGTGGTTGGATGGAAGTTATTTGTGGCTCTATGTTTTCCGGAAAAACCGAAGAGTTGATCCGGAGATTACGCAGAGCAGAAATGGCAGGACAGAATGTGGAGATTTTTAAACCGAGACTGGATATACGATATTCCGAAGAGGACGTCGTTTCTCACAATCAGAACAAGATCCGGAGTACGGCAGTAGATAATCCCAATGAAATTCTCCTGCTGGCTTCCAACTGCGATGTGGTGGGAATAGATGAAGCACAGTTTTTTGATGAAAGCATTGTTGATATTGCCAATCAGCTTGCCAACAGCGGCATAAGAGTAGTGATAGCAGGCCTCGATATGGATTTCCTGGGACGTCCTTTCGGGCCCATGCCCAATCTGATGGCTACTGCAGAATATGTTACAAAAGTGCATGCTATTTGCAAGAGAACTGGTAATCTGGCCAATTATTCGATGAGAACTTCACAGGGAAATGATCTGGTAGAACTAGGCGAAACCGAAAGCTATGAAGCTGTAAGCCGCCGTGTTTTTATTGACGAAGTACTTTTAAAAAAGAAAAAATAAAACCGATTTATAAAACGGTAAAAACAAAATCACAAAACGGCAGGATTGTCCGTTACTCAAAATAAAGCAGAAGGAGGTACCAATGAACTATACAGTAAAACAAATTGCAGAGATCACCAGTGCGAAAATCATTGGAGACGAAAACCTGTTGATCAGAAATATAGCATTTGACAGCAGGATTATCTATTCAACGAAGAACACGGCATTTATTGCGATCAATACGCATAAGAATTCCGGTGAGAAATTCATTGAATCTGCAGTGGACCGAGGTATTGATGTGATTATTTCCGAACATCAGGATCCCAGGTTTGAACATATTACTTGGATCATTGTTGACAATTCGATAGATTTTCTTCAGAAATTAGCTCAATATCATTTCGAACATTCTCAACTGAAATCTATCGGAATTACAGGAAGTAACGGAAAAACCATCTTAAAGGAATGGCTTTATCAATGTCTGTGGAATGAATTCCCGACTGTAAAAAGCCCGAAGAGTTTTAATTCCCAGATCGGTCTTCCGCTTTCCCTGCTTCAGATCAACAGCTCTTATGAACTTGGAATCTTTGAAGTAGGAATTTCAAAGCCTCACGAGATGGAAAAGCTGGAAAGCATATTCCATCCGCAAATCGGCCTTCTAACTCATATTGGGAATGCCCATGCAGCCAATTTTCAATCTGAAGATGAGCTGATCGATGAAAAAATAAAACTTTTTAAAGCTTCTGAAGTCATCATTTACAATGGTGATAATTCATTGGTTAGCAAAAAAATAAAGGAATTATATTCAACCAAAAAATTAATCTCTTACGGTCTTAAGAAAGACAATCAGGTTTTCATTAAAGAAGATGTTTCTAAGGATGAAAAAATAACGGTCGTTTATTTTGACGAAGAGATCTCCTTTCCTGTTCACCAGAGAGACGAAGCTACGCTCACCAATGCCCTGGCGTTGATTACGGTTTTAAAGGAGCTGAAAATTGATAATTTGAAAATTATTGAAAAGATCAATTCTTTAAAAGCTGTAGAGATGCGTCTGGAAGCTATTGAAGGAATTAAAAACAATATTGTTATCAATGATTCTTTTAATCTGGATCTGGATTCCCTGAAAACAGCCCTACAATTTTTAAATGAATACAATAAGCCTAAGAAATCTTTGGTATTGACGGATATTGTTGGGGTAAATTCCAATTCTAAAGAACTGTACGAGGAAGTTTCCGAGCTGGTGAATGACCAGAATTTTGACTCTGTATTCCTGATCGGTGATGAAATATCAAAGTTCAGTGAATTATTTAAAGCTAAAACTTCCACTTTTGTCAGCACTCAGGAATTAATTGAAAGTAAGCGACTTACCGAAATAGAAAACCAGATTGTTCTCCTCAAAGGAGCAAGGAAATTTGAGATTGAAAAACTTAAAGATATCCTTGAACTCAGAAAGCATGACACTGTTCTGGAAATCAACCTGAATGCTATTCTTCATAACATCAATTATCATAAATCCCTGCTGAAACCGGGAACCAAAATGATGGCCATGGTAAAGGCAAATGCTTATGGACTGGGAAGCTATGAAATTTCTGAATTCCTGCAGCATCACCATATTGATTATCTGGGTGTTGCTTATGCTGATGAGGGTGTAGAGTTGCGCAAAAAAGGGATCACTACCCCTATTGTGGTGATGAACCCTGAACAGCACAGCTACGAAGCCATTATTGAATATAACCTGGAACCGGAAATTTACAGTTTCAGAGTTTTGGAATTATTCTACGAAGCGGTACAGAAATCAGGCTACGATAAAAAATACCCGATCCACATTAAACTGGAGACTGGCATGCACCGTCTTGGTTTTAAAGATTTTGAATTGGATGAGCTAAACGAAACTTTAGGCCATAAAAACGTAAAAGTTCAGAGTTTATTCAGCCACTTATCCTCTTCTGATATGCCAGAAGAGAAGGAATTTACCTACAGACAGTTGGAAGTCTTCGAAAAAAACTCTTCTTACCTGATTGAAAAGCTGGGCTACACTCCCATCCGCCATATTCTTAATTCTTCAGGAATAACAAGCTACACG
Protein-coding sequences here:
- a CDS encoding prolipoprotein diacylglyceryl transferase, whose product is MDFPVAFQIFGKTVLAHPVFETLGIFLGMRFYFYLKRKSTEKLSFNISAAVLIGATAGALIGSKLIGNLENPYVLFENFSFKRFWTNNTIVGGLAFGLIGVELAKKIVGHKESTGDLIVYPLILAIIIGRIGCFLTGVHEETYGLPTTSIFGMHLGDKYLRHPVALYEIAFLIVLWICLKRMENKRKYPSGFIFQVFMLSYFTFRFFLDFIKPKVEIIGNLGTIQLVSLSVIIYYIYKIKNTIKFKL
- a CDS encoding GMP reductase, whose amino-acid sequence is MRIENDIKLGFKDVMFRPKRSTLKSRSEVSLEREFTFRHTKKKWSGVPLIAANMDTVGTFEMAVELAKDKIITAVHKHYTPEEWSQFLDSQPESIYQYIALSTGTGKADEEKLRLILEKHPKIEFLCIDVANGYSEHFVGFVKKARANFPDKIIMAGNVVTGEMVEELLLVGADIIKVGIGPGSVCTTRVKTGVGYPQLSAIIECSDAAHGLGGHIIADGGCKVPGDVAKAFGGGADFVMLGGMFAGHDESGGEIIEENGKKYRLFYGMSSKTAMDKHSGGVAEYRASEGKTVKAAYKGPVSETVKDILGGVRSTCTYVGASKLKELSKRTTFIRVQEQENQIFKD
- the fabG gene encoding 3-oxoacyl-[acyl-carrier-protein] reductase, producing the protein MKLLEGKVALITGATRGIGKKIAEMYAEQGAKVAFTYAGSVEKAKELEAALSSVTQIKGYQSDASDYDAAQKLIDDVMEEFGKIDILINNAGITRDNLLLRMTKEDWDKVMRINLDSVFNLTKAVIKPMMKAKSGSIINMTSVVGISGNAGQSNYAASKAGVIGFTKSIALELGSRNIRCNAVAPGFTETEMTADLDEKTLQAWRDRIPMKRAGQTSDVANACVFLGSDMASYITGQTLNVDGGMLT
- a CDS encoding WG repeat-containing protein — protein: MAQTNQYTKILLSKKTGKEVTSYSRGYGTTYDPKTKTRSIVDSLGNITFESPYSISHIFKNRFILTAEESNYKTRSAVIDEKGNQLLPLDEQTFNTPWLSNECIISSKEGKDAVYDYNGKQIIPYSDGIQFAGEDRFFVLKDNQWFLYNPEGKQISNRAFKSDFHFENGRALIINEDNESEIIGKDGQTLHKFSKQIYNSDAYPYLITKNKATGKYGLVDTEENILAEEIFDEATPEYFGEKKYVYLRKKGKATVFNKEDQKLYPANFKYLTPLFNHLFSVYNDKINKTGIVNLQGEIIYPQEYDFIRNFSISGKDFIYLKKGEQEQLLDKDLKNILEENTRIIAFYPDQLIVKKQNAYYQFSVLDKSASVMKDIVFIKEQLPDFFNIFNLYSKPAVCRNSSGMYGIIDKKGKEIVPFIYDDIIAFENSENEFVVKKQDKYGVLNFQNEPLKDIVYDKYYWQKEVLKLDKDKKTDILYFTRFKNKGNRL
- the rsmI gene encoding 16S rRNA (cytidine(1402)-2'-O)-methyltransferase codes for the protein MSGILYFVPTPVGNLEDMTFRAIKVLKEVDYILCEDTRTSGILLKHFEISKPLKSYHLHNEHQATEKVIGDLKSGQNIAIITDAGTPGISDPGYLLAKAGSDNNIEMICLPGATALIPALVVSGLPNNEFLFAGFLPQKKGRQTKLKQLAEEKKTIVLYESPHKINTTLEQIKEFFGEETKASLSREISKKFEETKRGTINELIEFSKSKTLKGEIVLIVNNSI
- a CDS encoding thymidine kinase, which encodes MFLENTINHSKQSGWMEVICGSMFSGKTEELIRRLRRAEMAGQNVEIFKPRLDIRYSEEDVVSHNQNKIRSTAVDNPNEILLLASNCDVVGIDEAQFFDESIVDIANQLANSGIRVVIAGLDMDFLGRPFGPMPNLMATAEYVTKVHAICKRTGNLANYSMRTSQGNDLVELGETESYEAVSRRVFIDEVLLKKKK
- a CDS encoding bifunctional UDP-N-acetylmuramoyl-tripeptide:D-alanyl-D-alanine ligase/alanine racemase, whose amino-acid sequence is MNYTVKQIAEITSAKIIGDENLLIRNIAFDSRIIYSTKNTAFIAINTHKNSGEKFIESAVDRGIDVIISEHQDPRFEHITWIIVDNSIDFLQKLAQYHFEHSQLKSIGITGSNGKTILKEWLYQCLWNEFPTVKSPKSFNSQIGLPLSLLQINSSYELGIFEVGISKPHEMEKLESIFHPQIGLLTHIGNAHAANFQSEDELIDEKIKLFKASEVIIYNGDNSLVSKKIKELYSTKKLISYGLKKDNQVFIKEDVSKDEKITVVYFDEEISFPVHQRDEATLTNALALITVLKELKIDNLKIIEKINSLKAVEMRLEAIEGIKNNIVINDSFNLDLDSLKTALQFLNEYNKPKKSLVLTDIVGVNSNSKELYEEVSELVNDQNFDSVFLIGDEISKFSELFKAKTSTFVSTQELIESKRLTEIENQIVLLKGARKFEIEKLKDILELRKHDTVLEINLNAILHNINYHKSLLKPGTKMMAMVKANAYGLGSYEISEFLQHHHIDYLGVAYADEGVELRKKGITTPIVVMNPEQHSYEAIIEYNLEPEIYSFRVLELFYEAVQKSGYDKKYPIHIKLETGMHRLGFKDFELDELNETLGHKNVKVQSLFSHLSSSDMPEEKEFTYRQLEVFEKNSSYLIEKLGYTPIRHILNSSGITSYTEHQYDMVRIGIGMLGESPNSEIQKQLQSVVSFKTVISQISTVGTGESVGYSRKYKPDHAAKIATIPVGYADGIPRLIGNQVGNVGVHKVLAPIVGNICMDMMMINVDQIPNVKEGDTVTVFNAKPSLKEFAGYCKTITYEVLTSISPRVKRIYIKD